In Massilia sp. METH4, the genomic window CGATCGCACGACCCTGGAATTCGGCCAGGAATTTGGCGGCGGCAGCGGCTATGAAATGGAACAGTACGAATTCGGCCAGGGCGAATGGACGGGCGAGGGCGGCGGCCTGCTGTCCGAGGCGGACGAGATGGAGCTGGCCAACGAGCTGCTCTCCGTCACCAACGAACAGGAGCTGGACCAGTTCCTGGGCAGCTTCCTGAAGAAGGCCGCTTCCGTCGCCGGCAATGTGATCAAGTCGCCCGTCGGGCAGGCCGTGGGCGGCGTGCTGAAGGGCGTGGCCAAGAAGGCGCTGCCGATGGCCGGCGGCGCGATCGGCGGCTACTTCGGCGGCCCGCTGGGCGCCAAGATCGGCAGCGGCCTGGCCTCGGCGGCCGGCAGTGCGCTGGGGCTGGAGGCCGAAGGCGAGCTCTCCGGCGAAGACCGTGAATTCGAAGGCGCCAAGACCTTCGTGAAGATCGCGGCGGATACCGTGAACCGCGCTGCCCAGGCCAGGGGCGGCGACCCGCGCCAGATCGCCCAGCAGGCCGCCACCGCGGCCGCCAAGCAGTTCGCGCCGGGTTTGCTGGGCCAGGGCCAGTCGCGCGCCGGGCAGGGCGCGCTGGCGACGCAGGGTGGCCAGGGCATGCAGGGCGGCCAGATGAGCCAGGGCCAGGGCCGTTCCGGGGCCGCCGGCGGGCGCGGCGCCAGCAGCGGACGGTGGATGCGGCAGGGCCGCAAGATCATCCTGTACGGCGCCTGACGGCCATGGATGCCTATGCGGCCTGGATGCTGGCGCAGGAAGCGCGCTCGCTCCTGAACCGGGTCGACCGCATGCAACCGTTCGTGCTGATCGAACCGATGGTGCCGGCGGCCGCGCTGCCCACCGCGGCGCAGGCGGCGATCGAGCGGCACCTCACGCTGGTGCGCCGCGAACTGCGAACCATGGTGCGCCGCTTCCTCGGCTGGCTGCGCGGGCCGGCGGCGCGACGGGTTACGGTGGCCGACGCGCAACGGCGCTTCACCTTCCTGCGCCTGAAATTCAATGCCGCACTGACGCAGTTCGACCTGTTCATCGACGTCGTCACGCAGCGCAGCGAACACGGCAACGGGGTGTGGCTCGCCGGGCTGGACGCGGTCTCGCGCGACGCGTTGCGGCTGCCGGGCGGCTACTTCGAGGCGCCGCCGCTGGTGTGCTACCTGGACCGCGGCCCGGGCGCGGCGATCCGCCGGGCGCGTACCCGGTTGCCGGGCGGCGGCGAGAACCCGGTCGCGATCATCCGCGTGCCGCGCGAGCGGATGATCGGCAGCAGCATCGCCTCGTCCCTCGTGCACGAGGTGGGACACCAGGGTGCCGCGCTGCTGGATCTGGTGGGATCGCTGCGGCCCGTGCTGCAATCGCTGCAGCACGGCGGCAGTGGACCGCCCGTCGTGTGGCAACTGTGGGAGCGCTGGATTTCCGAGGTGGTGGCCGATTTCTGGTCGCTGGCGCGGGTGGGCGTGGTTGCCACGCTGGGCTTGATCGGCGTCCTGTCGCTGCCGCGCGTGTTCGTATTCAGGTTGAATGCCGACGATCCGCACCCGGTGCCGTGGCTGCGCGTCAAGCTCAGTTGCGCGGTGGGGCGCCTGCTGTATCCGCACCCGCAATGGACCCGCATCGAGCGGCTGTGGGACGGCTTTTACCCGCTCGACGGCCTGGCGCCGCGCGACCGGCTGCTGCTGGAACAGCTGACGGCAAGCCTGCCCTCGATGGCCGGCCTGCTGGCCCACCACCGGCCGCGTGCGCTGCGCGGCGCTTCGCTGGTGGAGGCGATGGACACCGGTGCCCGGCAACCGGCCCGGCTGGCGCGGCTGTACCGATGGTGGCACGCGGCGCCGCAGCGCATGTACGACAGCCCGCCTTCGCTGGTGCTGGCCGTGATCGGCCAGGCGCGCGCGGACGGCTTGCTGGCGCCGGAAGACGAGAGCGTGCTGCTGGCGCGCCTGCTCACGCACTGGGCGATGCGCACGGCGCTGGAGGATGGCCAAGGGCGTGCCCGCACGGTGCGGGGCTCGGCGAGCGGCACCGGCCTGGCACTGACGACAGGTGAATGACCTTTTAGGAGAGCGACATGAGTACGAGAAAAGTGGCGAAGGGCGCCCCTGCCGCGGTGGCCGCCGTGACGGTGGTGACGGTGGTGGAGGGCAGGGGCACGATCGAAGCGAAGGTGACGGACGAGACGACCGGCCGCCCGCTGGTGGGCGCGGCACTGGTGCTGTTCAGGGCCCGCGACCTCGACCCGGGCACATTCCCTGCGTTCCGGGCGAACGAGTGGGAGAACTGGCGGCCGCAGGATCACGACCGGCTGATCGAACGGCCGACCGGGCCGCAGGGCATCGTCAGGTTCGAGGAACTGGAACCGGGTGCGTACTTCGTGCTGTACGACCATGTGACGCCGGCCGACGGAGCGGACGTGTACCGCTTCGAGGGCGGCGTGCTGGGCGCCGACGAAGTGCTGCAGATGACGATCGCGTTGCCGATCAGCCCGGTCGTGAAGTTCGAATTCGAACCCTCGTCGGGGGGCACGCGCACCAGGGATGCCATCGTCGGCAACCGCGCCATCGCCGTCGTCGACTTCGAAGGCAGCAACGGTCCGAACGCGGTCAGCGACCGGGTGGGCCTGGAGGTGGATGGGCGCTGGCAGGCGGCGGAGGGCAGCGCCTGGTCGGCCGCCCAATACATCAGGAAGCCGGGCAGGTACGACTTCCGGGGCCGGCTGGTGTTCGCGCGCCGCGCCGGATCGGTGGTCACCACGCCGCGCATGCTGCCGTTTGCCATTCCGAACGGCGCCCGCCTGGCCGTGGAGGGCGGCTTCGACGCGGAAGAAAAGCCCGCGCAGCCGATCACCGGCAATATCGGCGTGGCGCTGTCGCGCACCGAAACCGAGGCCACGCCCGACCTGGCGCTGTGGACGCTGATACGCAACAGCACCGAGGCGCTGTCGTTCAACAACTACATGGACTTTCTCGACCAGCTGTTCTGCGTGCCCTCCGGCGACCCGGCCAGCGCGCCGTTCGAGCGCTCGCGCTTCGGCCGGAAGACGGCCGCGTTCCAGTCACTGAGGAACCGGCGCGCATTGCCGTTCACGGACTCGGAATCGTACCGCGTGCTGAAGGCGGCAACCGAGGCGTTCGTGATGGTCAATTGCGGCGTGCTGCGCGAGCCGTTCGCCTTCGATCCGGTCAACGACAACGCCTACCTGGACCGCCGGGACATCCCGGCCGGCGGCGACCTGCGCGACACGCTGGTGCAGGATTACCTGGAATCGGTGGGCGGCACGGAAATGCTGCCCTACCTGGCGGTGATCCGGCGCAAGCTGCCCGACGTGCCCATCATCGTGCCCAATGCCCACGGCGAGGAGGCGGAACTGTGCTTCGGCATCATCCAGGACCGCCTGACGAATCCGTGCCTGATCGAACTGATCTGGAGCTACTGGCAGGAAGAAGGCATGCTGGTGCAGACGATGAACGTGATCACGCAGCGCTTCCAGAACCTGCGCTCGCCACTCGTCACCGACCCGCTGGCGAACACGGAAATCGACATGCTGCGCCCGCTGAACAACCTGCTGTGGGGCTATACGCAGGATGAACAGCACCGGCTCACGGTGGTGCGGCGCAACTACGAGTACGACCACCACTACGGCATGCGGCTGGACGGCAAGGCCGTGCGCAATATGCGCCCTGCCGACAGCCGTTCCAAATTCCTGGAGGCCTTCCACCACCTGCTGCGCCTGTTGACGACGTTCTACCGGCAGGACGACGACACGACGGTGAAGGCCGACGCGTTCCCGATCCTGAACGCGCTGAAGGAAGTGCACCTGATCCTGTCGCAGGGCATGCACAACCAGTATGGCGACCTGCCGTCGACCGCCCGGATCGAGATGCTGATGCAGCAATGGCTGCTGGCGCGGCCGGAGTTCCGCGAATTCCTGCCCACCCGCGTGATGGTCGCCTATCCCGAGCCGTGGATGGACCGCGTCGAAGCGATGAAGAAGCTGCAGATGTGGAGCGACACGAGCGTGATGCACTTCCGGAACCTGGCGATCTTCGGCGAGCAGTTGCTGCTGTCGATCCGCTTCGGCCACTGGAGCGATGTGTACGAGGCGACGCAGGCGTTCAACTGGGCGCGCTTCTGGCGGCCGCAGGCCCAGGGCTATATCCACGCGTACCGGGCGGCGACCGGGGTCGACCTGTCGGTCGATGCCGGCAACCCGGTGGGCGACGCCACGCTGCCCTCGGTCCTGCTGCGCCAGAGGCTGGCGCGGCAGCAGAGGACCGCCACCTGAGCATCGTGTGAACCGGGAAGCCGATTTCACGAGTGCGCTCTACCTGGGCATGCGTCACGGGCGGGCCGCGCTGGACGACTGGCCCGCCCTGACGCTGGGCAAGCCGGCGGCGCTGGCCGAGGTACCCGGCGCGCGCACGGTGGCGCGCGAGCTGGCGGCACTGCAGGGCTGCGCGGCGGCCACGCTGCTGCCCTCGACCTTGCACCTGTTCTGGGACCTGTTCGGCATGCTGGCCAGGGACCGGTACCTGGTGCTGGTGGACGACGCCGCGTATCCGGTGGCGCGCTGGGGCGCCGAGCGGGCCGCGGCCCTGGGGCTGCCGTTGCGCGCCTTCCGCGCTGGCGAGATGCGGGAGCTGGAACGCCTGGCGGGCCTGGCGGCGGGGATGGGGCGCCGCCCGCTGATCCTGGCGGACGGTTATTGCCCTGGCCTGGGCCGGGCGCCGCCGCTGGCCCGCTACGCGGCGCTGGCGGCCCGTGCGGGCGGCGTGCTGCTGCTCGACGACACCCAGCCGCTGGGCGTGCTGGGCCGGCGTGGTGGCGGCTCCGTCGTGGCGCATGGGCTGGCCGGGGCGCCTGTCATCGTCGGGGCCTCGCTGGCCAAGGGGTTCGGCGTGCCGCTCGCGGTGCTGGCCGGCAGCGCGGAGCTGGTGCGGCGCTTCGAGGCCTGCAGCGACACGCGGCTGCACGCCAGCCCGCCGCCGGTGGCCACGGTGATCGCGGCACGCCACGCGCTGCGCCTGAACGCGGCGTGCGGCAATGCGCTGCGGCGTGTGCTGCTGCGGCGGATCGTTCAGTTCCGCGCCGCGCTGGCTGACCAGGGTATCGGCTGCGGGGGCGGCGTGTTTCCGGTGCAGGCCGTGCAACTGCCGCCCGGGATGGACCTGGCGGCGGCGCACGCGGCACTGCGTCGCGACGGTGTGCTGGCGGTACCGCAATGCAGGGGGCGCACGGCGCTGCTGGCCTTCCTGCTGCGCGCCGACCACACGGGGGACGACATCGCAAGGGCGGCACGCGCCCTGCGGCATCACGTGAAGGAGCTGGCATGAACGGGCAATCGATGAGCGGGGAATTCGAGGCACTGCCTTTCTCCGCCGGAGGGATGGCGGGCGAGTGGGAAGCGGAAGGCGAGTGGAGCGGCGAGCAGGAGGGCGACGGCGAGTTCGAGGAAGAGCGCGGCAGGTCGGGTGGGCGCATGGGAGGCATGGGAGGAAGGAGCGGCGCGCGCCCGGCTTACCGTGGCGGCGGGCGCCCCGGCCGTGCGCCGATGGGGCGCCCAGCACCGCCGGGCCGGCCGAAGCCGGGGCCGCGGCCTGGCCGCTGGCCGCGCGGGCCGTACTGGGGGCCTGTCTATGGCTGGCCGGGCGGGGTGATGGTGGCCGAACCGATGGGCTATCCGCTGCCCGTGCGGGATGGCGGCGGGGGCGGCGCGCCGGCGTTCGAGCCGATCGAGCTGGCCGCCACGGATGACGGCGACGACGCCCCGCCGCAGGAGGAGATGCCGGGCAGCTTGCGCAGCGTGCTTGCGTCGATGGCCGAGGCGGCGCCCAGGTTCCGCTACGTGGGCCGGCTGAACGATGTGCGCAACCTGAACCTGCCACGCCGGCCAGGCCATTACCTGATCACGTTCAGGCAAGGCAATGCCTGGAAGGCCTACAACGGCCAGACCGGCAACCTGCACGAACGGCTGGTCAAGCACCGGCTGGGCGCCACGGTGCTGGGCTTGCCGGTGTCGGGGCACCACGTCTATATCGCGGAGAGCGGGCGGCCCGAGCCGGCCCGGCGCACGATCGAGATGTCGATCAACCGGGCCATGCTGCGCAACCACCCGGGCGTGCTGACGAACCAGAACGCGGAACTGGAAATGGAATTACTTGGATGGACATGAAGGAGACGATCATGAGCGGGTCACAATGCAGTTGCGGTACCTGCGGCGCTTGCCGCGGGCAGGGCGAATTCGAGGTGCTGCCTTTCCATGCTGAGATCCACGGCAGCATCGGCGGCGGCAGGCAAGGCGCGTTCGACGGGGAATTCCTCGGTGAGTTCGGCGGGTTCGGCGAACTGGACATGCCTTTCTCCGAAGTGGAGGAACTGGAACTGGCGATGGAATTGCTGTCCGTCGCCAGCGAGGAGGAACTGGAGCAATTCCTCGGCGGCTTGTTCAAGAAGGCGTGGAAGGGGATCAAGAAGGTCGGCTCGACGATCGGCAAGGTCGTCAAGCCGCTGGGCGGCGTGCTGAAGGGTATCGCCAAGACGGCGCTGCCCTTCGTGGGCGGCGCGCTGGGCTCGATGATCCCGATCCCCGGCGTGGGCACGATGATCGGCAAGGCGGCCGGCTCGGCCCTGGCGAAGGCGCTTGAGATGGAGGCCGAGGGCATGGACCCGGAACAGGCCGAGCTGGAGATGGCGCGCCGCTTCGTGCGCATCGCCGGCAGCGCCGCGCAGCAGGCGGCCGAGGGCGACGGCAGCCCGGCCGCATTGCGCGAAGCCATCAACCGGGCGCTGCGCCAGCACGTGCCCTCGGCGCAGCTGTGAAGCGCGGGATGTGAAGCGCCATGATCATCGACTGCCATTGCCACGCCGGCCCCGGCGACGGCCTGACGGGGCCCTGGGACAGCGACCTGGCCCTGGACCGCTACCTGCGCCGGGCACAGGCGGCCGGCATCGGCCGCATCGCGCTGCTGGCCGCGTTCCACTCCGACTATGCCCGTGCCAACGCCGCCGTCGCCCGGATCGTGGCCGGGCAGCCGGACCGCTTCTTCGGCTATGCCTTTGTTCACGCGCGCCGCGATCGCGGGCGGATCTGCGACATGGTGCGCACGGCCGTCGAGCGCTATGGCTTCATCGGCATCAAGGTGCACCGGGGCGACGCGCCGATCAGCGGCGAGATCTGCGACGCGGCGCGGCGCTTCGGCATCCCCGTGCTGTACGACCCGATGGGCGAGACGCACGTGGCCGAGCTGCTCGCCGCGCAATACCCGGACGTGGATTTCATCATCCCGCACCTGGGCAGCTTCGCCGACCAGTGGAGTGGCCAGCTGGCGCTGATCGACCACCTGGCGCGGCATCCGAACATCTACACGGATACGTCGGGCGTGCGCCGCTTCGACCTGCTGGTGGAAGCCGTGCGGCGCGCCGGGCCGCACAAGGTGCTGTTCGGCTCGGACGGACCCTGGCTGCATCCGGGGCTCGAGCTGCACAAGGTCCGGCTGCTCGGCTTGCCGAAGGCCGACGAGGCATTGATCCTGGGCGAGAACTTTCTGCGGCTGATCGGCACGACGCCCGCCGCCGCGCGGGCGGCAGCCGCGGTGCATTCCGGCTCGACCCACCCGCAAGCGAACGCACGATCGAAAGGATGGGAGCATTATGAATACATACTTTGAAACGCTCGGCTTCCCGGCGCTC contains:
- a CDS encoding aminotransferase class I/II-fold pyridoxal phosphate-dependent enzyme, whose product is MNREADFTSALYLGMRHGRAALDDWPALTLGKPAALAEVPGARTVARELAALQGCAAATLLPSTLHLFWDLFGMLARDRYLVLVDDAAYPVARWGAERAAALGLPLRAFRAGEMRELERLAGLAAGMGRRPLILADGYCPGLGRAPPLARYAALAARAGGVLLLDDTQPLGVLGRRGGGSVVAHGLAGAPVIVGASLAKGFGVPLAVLAGSAELVRRFEACSDTRLHASPPPVATVIAARHALRLNAACGNALRRVLLRRIVQFRAALADQGIGCGGGVFPVQAVQLPPGMDLAAAHAALRRDGVLAVPQCRGRTALLAFLLRADHTGDDIARAARALRHHVKELA
- a CDS encoding amidohydrolase family protein, with the translated sequence MIIDCHCHAGPGDGLTGPWDSDLALDRYLRRAQAAGIGRIALLAAFHSDYARANAAVARIVAGQPDRFFGYAFVHARRDRGRICDMVRTAVERYGFIGIKVHRGDAPISGEICDAARRFGIPVLYDPMGETHVAELLAAQYPDVDFIIPHLGSFADQWSGQLALIDHLARHPNIYTDTSGVRRFDLLVEAVRRAGPHKVLFGSDGPWLHPGLELHKVRLLGLPKADEALILGENFLRLIGTTPAAARAAAAVHSGSTHPQANARSKGWEHYEYIL